Part of the Candidatus Dormiibacterota bacterium genome is shown below.
GGTGGGCGGCGGATGCCGATCGCCATTTCACGGGAGGACGGGGCGGTCCTCAATCTGGCCGGACTGCTCGGAACGTGGGAGGGAAGGCTCGCCGCGACCATCCTCACGACGGTTCCGAATGGGGACATCGTGTCCCTTCACAACCGCATGCCGGTGGTGCTCAACGACGACGACGCCGCGACCTGGGTGCTCGAAGACCTGTCCCTACAGCAGATCGCCGGCTTCCTCAAACCGTGTCCCGACGGATGGCTGCGCCTGGTGCCCGCGTCGCCTCTCGTGAACGATGTGCGGAATCAAGGTCCCGAGCTGCTCGATCCGCAAGCCTTGCCGCCCCAGTTCCAGCTCGACCTGATCCCTCCCGGCTAGGGGGAGCTGTCGATCTGGCCGCAGGCCATTCGTATAGAAGCTGAAGACGGCCACAGGTGCCGGCGGTACTGTCAAGAGGAGCAGAAATGAGCAAGATCGTTGCGTTCACGAGTCTCACGCTGGACGGGGTGATGCAAGCGCCCGGCCGGCCAGACGAGGATCGCCGTGGCGGCTTCGCGCACGGCGGCTGGGCACTTCCCTATGCCGATTCGGTGCTGGGCGCCGTCTCGGGAGGAAGCATGGCGTCGACCGGTGCGCTGCTGTTCGGGCGACGGACCTACGAGGACTTCTACGGCGTCTGGCCCAAGCGGACCGACGGCAATCCCTTCACCGCGGTGCTGAACAAGACCAAGAAGTACGTCGCTTCGACGACCCTGAAAGAGCCGCTGCCGTGGGTCAACTCCACGCTGCTCAAGGGCGACGCGGCGGAGGCCGTGGCCCGGCTGAAGGCGCAGCCCGGCCAGGATTTCGTCGTGCTCGGCAGTGGCGTCCTGCTGCAGTCGTTGATGCGGCGCAACCTCGTCGACGAATACGTGCTCCTGATTCACCCGCTGGTGCTGGGATCCGGGCACCGCCTCTTCACCGACCAAGGTCAATTCGCCGCACTCCGGCTCATCGACGCCAAGACGACAACCACCGGTGTCGTGATCGCAACCTATCAGCCCGCCGAAACGACCGGAGCCAAGGACCTGAGCCCCGCTAGGGCCGGGGCGTTCGAAGGAACCGGTCGATGAAGCAATATCTGCTCAGCGTCAATCAACCCGACGGCCCTCCTCCGCCGTCCGTCGACCTGAAACGGATCATGCAGGATGTCGACGTCGTGATTCGCGAGATGAAGGCCGCCGGTGCCTGGGTCTTCAACGGCGGTTTGCACCCGGCCAGCACGGCGACCGTCCTGCGGCTGCAGGCCGGCGAACTGCTGATGACCGATGGCCCCTACGCTGAGGGCAAGGAGCATATCGGCGGGATCTGCATCATCAGCGCGCCCGACCTCGACGCGGCGCTCGACTGGGGTCGCAAGCTAGCGCGGGTGATTACCCTCCCGATCGAGGTGCGACCGTTCCAAGAGGAGAGAGAGGACTGATCGCTGGCGGGAGCGCCCTTGCGGCCTCGGAAATTGAACGTGTATTCCGTGAAGAGTACGGACGCGCGGTGGCCGTGCTGGTCCAGGACGCCTTCACGGCGGCCTTGCAACGATGGCCATCCGGCGGACTCCCGCCCAGCCCGGCGGGTTGGATCATTACGACAGCCCGCAACAGGGCGATCGATCGGCTTCGCCGAGAGGCCTCCCGCGAGGACCGTCACGCCCAGGCCGTCCTGCTGCACGCCCAGGGCGAACCGGCCGAGGAGGGCGCCGTGCGCGACGACCGGCTGCGCCTGATCTTCACCTGCTGCCACCCTGCGCTCGCCGTCAGCGTGCAGGTTGCACTTACGCTCCGACTTCTCGGAGGGCTCA
Proteins encoded:
- a CDS encoding SOS response-associated peptidase, whose protein sequence is MCGRISFSFNRAELLATYAWLRDAPEEEARYNIAPTDPVVAVGPHSADLVRWGIDGRKGGLFNIRSETAIARPSYHRLLLGQRILVPASHFYEWRSVGGRRMPIAISREDGAVLNLAGLLGTWEGRLAATILTTVPNGDIVSLHNRMPVVLNDDDAATWVLEDLSLQQIAGFLKPCPDGWLRLVPASPLVNDVRNQGPELLDPQALPPQFQLDLIPPG
- a CDS encoding dihydrofolate reductase family protein, whose amino-acid sequence is MSKIVAFTSLTLDGVMQAPGRPDEDRRGGFAHGGWALPYADSVLGAVSGGSMASTGALLFGRRTYEDFYGVWPKRTDGNPFTAVLNKTKKYVASTTLKEPLPWVNSTLLKGDAAEAVARLKAQPGQDFVVLGSGVLLQSLMRRNLVDEYVLLIHPLVLGSGHRLFTDQGQFAALRLIDAKTTTTGVVIATYQPAETTGAKDLSPARAGAFEGTGR
- a CDS encoding YciI family protein, with amino-acid sequence MKQYLLSVNQPDGPPPPSVDLKRIMQDVDVVIREMKAAGAWVFNGGLHPASTATVLRLQAGELLMTDGPYAEGKEHIGGICIISAPDLDAALDWGRKLARVITLPIEVRPFQEERED